The genomic interval ACGAACAGTTTTGGGTCACGCAGGAAAACGGCACTGAACGGCCGGGATCTGGCAAGTTGTTGGGCAACAAAGAACCCGGCATTTATGTGGATGTCGTTTCTGGCGAACCGCTTTTTGCAAGTTCTGACAAATATGAATCCGGCTGCGGCTGGCCCAGTTTCACCAAACCGATCGAAACCGCACATGTCACCGAAGTACATGACAGCACCCATGGTATGATCCGTACCGAAGTGCGCTCTGCCCATGGTGACAGCCATCTTGGGCATGTATTTCCCGATGGGCCCGCGGATCAAGGTGGGCTGCGCTATTGTATCAACTCAGCCAGCCTGCGCTTTGTGCATCGTGACGAGATGCAGGCCGAGGGCTATGGTGCCTATATTGACCAAGTGGAGGATCTCGCATGAGCACACGCGCTGTACTGGCCGGGGGCTGTTTTTGGGGCATGGAAGACCTGATCCGCAAACAAAAAGGGGTGCTTAGCACCCGTGTGGGCTATACCGGAGGAGACGTGCCAAATGCCACCTACCGCAACCATGGAACCCATGCTGAAGGCATCGAAATCACCTTTGACCCAGAGGTGACCACCTATCGCGCTGTTCTTGAGTTCTTTTTTCAGATCCACGATCCAACGACGCCAAATCGTCAGGGCAACGATGTTGGCAGCTCGTATCGGTCCGCTATCTACTATGTGGATTCTGAACAAAAGGCTGTCGCGCTGGACACGATTGCTGATGTCGACGCCTCTGGATTGTGGCCCGGCAAGGTTGTGACCCAAGTGGAACCCGCCGGAGATTTTTGGCAAGCCGAAGAGTTCCACCAGGACTATTTAGAGAAGAACATTGGCGGCTATACCTGTCATTTTCCACGTGCCAATTGGGTGCTGCCCAAGCGCGCGCTAGACGAGGGCCTCTGATGCAATTCGAGGCCGCCCTGTGGCCTCGACCTTGACGCTGCCCTGCACAAAGATCTCGCGGCCTTCAACTGTCGCAACTTTCAGTTCCCGCTCTGCCACAACATGCAGGCCCTGGGCACCATTGCGTTGGGCCTCTTGATTTGCAGCCTCTCGCAATTTTGCTTCCAGATAATCAAGCGCGGCCTCTGAACTGGTGAAATCCCGCGGCTGTTCGGTAAAATGCACCCGAAACACCCCTTCGGATGGCGTGGTCACATTGCCAGATTTTCGAATGGTCACCCGGCCACTAACCGCGCCAATTGCGTTTGCAACATCCGCATGCTCAGGCAAAATCAGCCGTGCGCTAAGACCCTTGCTGATATCGGCATAATAACATTGTGCTGCGGCGCCCAAGGCAATCAGGGGCAGCTCCAGCGCTGCCTTCATAGACAATAGACCATGGTGACCGCGCAGCGCTCTTTTCAACAAAGGGTGACGTGCCAACGTTGTCGCCGGCGCATCAAACGCGGGGGTTTCTGCGGCAATCACAGTTTCCAACAAAGCCGTTTCTGATTGCGCAGCCAATTGATTGACCACTTGCTCGGCCATCTCGGATGCAGAGCTGGCCAACGGTTTGCCTGCACCAGTGCGTCGGTGCGCCAGCAACTGCAGCGCCTTTTCAGCGGCCCCCCGATCCCAATGCGCGACCTTGCCGAGCACATGGCTGGCATCAGTCGGCGTTGCGCCCGCAAGCTGTACCAGCCCACGCGACACAAGCGTGCGCATGGCGGCTCGGTCAAGTCGGTTTTGCCCAATTTCTGCCAAAGGCCACACCGCTGTGCCGATACGCGCCAACAGGGCTGCGGGGCGTGGGGGCAGGCCCTCGACAGTCTGGATCCCGAGACCGCGTACAAAACACCCATCCAATTCGTTGGGCACTGCCTGCGCCAATTGCCGATCAAGCGCGGCATGCACGCGATCTGGGGCCTCTTGCACCAATTGGCTTATAGGCACAACGCGCGCTGGTCCCAGCGTGATCTCGCCGTCCAGCCCATGTGCAGAGATATGAACCGCGCTGTCCCCACCAATGCCAAAGGTGCGCATCGCCACCGCCTCTACCATGGTTTGATGGGCCCCGACCCGCGCGCCATTTGCATCAAGCGCCGGCCGCCCCTGACGCAACAAGGCCACATCCGTGGTGGTGCCGCCTATATCGCTGACCACTGCGTTCTGTGCGCCGGTCAGCCATTGTGCCCCCACCAAAGACGCCGCAGGCCCGCTGAGAATGGTTTCGATGGGCCGACGGCGCGCTTCTTGGGCAGAAATCAAAGCCCCGTCCCCACGCACCACCATCAAAGGCACACGCAGACCCAACTGCGCCAGCCGCGCGCTAGCGCTTTGGATCAGGACGTCGATCATACCCACAAGCCTGGCATTCAACACCGCCGTTACGGCCCGTTTGGGCCCGTTAAGCTTGGCAGACAGATGATGGGAACAGGTCACAGGTTTGCCGGTTGCTCTGCGAATGATCTCCGCGGCTTGCGCCTCATGGCTTGTGTTGCGCGTGGCAAATTGTGCGACCACCGCAAAACCGGTCACTGCAGCGCCGTGCTCTGCCAACCACTGCTGCAAATGTTCAACATCCAACGCGGTGATCTCTTGGCCCGCATGGTCATGCCCCCCGGAAATTGCCACAACCGGGTCACCCTCCAAAGCCTCCTGCAACCCGTGGCGCATCACATCTGCCGCATCAAACCCCACCAGCACCAAGGCAACGCGACCCCCTTGGCCTTCGACCAGCGCGTTTGTGGCCAATGTGGTGGACAGGCACGCCAGTCCAATCTTTGCCGCGTCAATCCCTGATTGGCGCAAAACTGCCGAGACCGCGCCACCGATACCAAGCGATAGATCCTGACGGGTTGTGGGGGATTTCGCCTTGGCGATCACATCGGTTTCATCGCGGATCAGCACCGCGTCGGTATAAGTGCCACCTGTGTCTATGCCTAATGCCAAGCTCATTTCAGCCCTTTCAATTGGCCCTGCGCCCAAAGCGCTGCGTCTGCCACCGCCGCATCCGGGTCCTGCAGCAAATTCTCGACCTGTATCAAATGATCCGGCATGCCAGAATTGCCAATGGCATAAAGCACATTGCGGATAAACCGATTGCGGCCAATGCGCTTGATCGGGCTGCCGGAAAACAAACTGCGAAATCCCGCGTCATCCAGACCCACTAACTCTTTGAGAGAAGGGGCCATCAATGCGTCACGGGCGTGATAACGCATCTCGCGCGCCTCAACTGCGAATTTGTTCCAGGGGCAAGCCGCAAGACAATCATCACAACCATAAATGCGGTTGCCAAGCAGCGGCCGAAGATCTGGATCAACCGGCCCATGATGTTCGATGGTCAAATAAGAAATGCAACGCCGCGCATCAATTTGATGCGGGTTGGGAAAAGCCCCGGTCGGACAGGCGTCCAAACAGGCCCGGCATGACCCGCAATGGTCAATCTCTGCGGCGTCAACGGGCAAATCAACGGTGGTGAACACCGAACCGATAAAAAACCAAGATCCTAAGTCGCGACTGACCAAATTGGTATGTTTGCCCTGCCACCCCAGGCCAGCCGCTTGCCCCAAAGGTTTTTCCGCAACTGGTGCCGTATCGACAAACACTTTCACTTCGGTCTCAGAACCGGTTTCCGCAATCAACCAGCGCGCCAGACGCTTGAGCCGCTTTTTGACCAGATCATGATAATCTTTGTTTTGCGCATAAACAGAAATTGCGCCGCGATCCGCCATGCCGTGCACAGCACAGGGGTCATGATCCGGCGTATAGCTTTCCCCCAGCATTATGATCGAGCGCGCCTCAGGCCACAGCGCCGCCGGATCAGATCGCCAATGGCTGCGCTCTGACAGCCAGCCCATTTGTCCTTGATACTCTTTGGCCAAAAACCCCTGCAGATCTTCTGGCACTTGGGGCACAGAGTCAGGGCGGCATATCCGGCAAAGATCAAAGCCAATCGCCTGAGCTTCGGCCACCAATCGTGCTTTCAATTCCAAACCCAGCTCCTTGTTCTTGAAACAAATACCCTCGGGGGTGAATTGTAGGGAATTGGCAAATTCCCGAAAAGAGGGGGCAGACAGCCCCCTGCTGCGCCCTCAGAAATCAAGGTCAGCGTAATGCGGCGGAGGCGGAAACCCCGACACCTGATCTGCCAGAATAGACCGAAAGGCCGGGCGCGACTTAATCTTGGCATACCAGTCTTTCACCACGTCAGAACGGTTCCAATCCACATCGCTGATGTAATCCAAAGACGACAAATGCGCGGCGGCGGCAAAATCCGCGAGCGTCATTTGATCGCCCGCCAGCCAGCGGCGATGATCCAGCAACCACGCCATATAATCCAGATGGTATTTCACCGCCTTGGCGCCGGCTTTGACATTTGTGCTGTCCGGGTATCCACTGCCCTGCACCTTTTTGTTCACCCGTTCATACAACAGTTTGCTTGTGACCTCTTGATGGAACTTGTCATCAAACCAGCTTACCAACCGGCGTACTTCGTAGCGGCCGTCAGCAGTTTTTGGCATAAGCCCAGGGTCAGGATAGGCCTCTTCAAGATACTCACAAATCGCAGCACTTTCTGCCATGGTCTTGCCGTCGATCTTCAGCACCGGCACTTTGCCAGCCGGATTGCGACGCAGAAAATCAGGATCCTGCTCCCAGTACCGCTCTTCGACCAGATCGACTTCGATCTTTTTCTCAGCTAGGCTCAGACGCACCTTACGGCAAAACGGCGACAGGGGGGCGTGGAATAGGCGGGCCATCAAACAACCAAAGTTAGGGATTCTCCTCCCTAATTGCCGAAATACCACGACGGTTTCAACAGGCTTATCAGCGCCACGTGCATGGTTTCATTGAAAACAGCGCGCCCTGCCGTCCTTTGCGATGGTTGCCGCCCCGTCCATAATCGCACTGGCGCGCTTGATTTGCCTTGCTGTTGGTCGGCGTGCCGAGCGGGTTTTAGGCGCTGGCAGAACCGTTGCCAATCGCGCGGCCTGGCTTGCACTCAAGGAATCCGGAGCAACGCCAAAATAGTGATGTGACGCCGCTTCGACCCCAAAGACCCCCTCGTCAAACTCTGCTATGTTCAAATAGACTTCCAGAATCCGGCGTTTGCTCCAGGCCATTTCGACCACCGGGGTTATACCCGCTTCCAGCGCCTTGCGCAGCCAGCTACGACCTTGCCAGAGATAGACATTTTTCACAACTTGCTGACTAAGCGTCGAGGCCCCACGTCCTGCGCCATCTTCTAGCGCGGCGCGGATCGCAGTCATGTCAAATCCCCAGTGATTGCAAAAATTGGCGTCTTCGGCGGCCACCACAGACCGCAGCATCACCGGGGCGATCTCTTCGACAGGCACCCATTGATGGTCAATATGACCCAACCGAGCCTTTTCAGAATACATTGTCCAGGTGATGGGCGGGTTAAAAACCGTGAAAATCAATATCGCGAATATGAATGCTGAAATTCCCCAAATAGTGGCCCGCATCGCCCAACGACGGGCACGGCGTTTTTGGCGCTGTCCCCAATTTTCTTTGGGCTGCGCCTTTTTACGTGTCTTTTTCTTTTTAACAGCTTGTTTTGCCATTGTTCTGCGCCAACCCCTGTCACTGGGATAATGCGCAGGGGGGTATGACGCAACCAATCAGTCGCGTTACAAAGAACGCTAGGGGGAACAGGCCCAGACAACCACATTGCAATCATAGGTTTTGGCGTCACATATCTTGATGGCGGTGGCTTCCGCCTTTGACCGTGATTTGCTGTAGGCCCAGCTCCATTTTCCGTCCTGCCCTTTGGCCATGGCAGCACAGGTATTTTTAAAGGTGCGCACTTGCACACAGCCCCAATCACAGGCGCGCTGCACGGCCTTAAAGGCTTCTTGCTCTGACCATTGCCCATAGGCTGCGCCAACCTTGCCATCCGCGCCAAACCCAACACCGCCCCAGCAATCCTTGTAACCACAGGTGCCAGCCAGGGCGGATTGACCCATCATTATCCCACCGCATAAAATGGCTGTTAAGCCGATTGTTCGCGCGCTTTTCATGTGCTCCGCCTCGCCGTTTTCTCAACTCTAGGCGCAAAATTGCACTGAAAATCTTTCCTAGACCAAAGATTTGCCATAGCGGCTTTCTTGCCACGCCGTACAAAGCGTCACAAACCCGGTCTCTGAACACAAAAAGGGCCCCCGAACGGAGGCCCCTTCGCTTATTGTTTTTGTTACTCTGCAGGAATAGCAGCAGGCTCTTCTGACAAAGGATGCGCCAATTTGTTAAGCATTTCCTTAGGACAAACCTGCACAAAGTTGGTTTTCTCGACATCCCAATGCTGCAGAATAAGCGCCGCTTTCTGCGAACCGGTTTCTGCCAGGTGCCGCTCGATCAAACCTTTTAGCTGATCTTCCCAATGCGCAACTGTCACTGGACAGGTCACCAGGGTTTCCATGTTCATCACAGGAACGCTGACGCCTTCGGGATCATAAAGATAAGCCATCCCACCTGTCATACCGGCCCCAAAGTTAGCGCCAATCGTACCTAGGATAACAGCAACACCGCCGGTCATATATTCACAACCGCTGGCACCACATCCTTCGATGACAACCTTTGCGCCAGAGTTACGCACTGCAAAACGTTCACCCGCACGACCGGCCGCAAACAGATGGCCATCTGTTGCACCATACAGCACCGTATTGCCGATAATGGTGTTATCCGCTGCAACCAAAGGCGATGCCATTTGCGGACGCACAACCACGGTGCCCCCAGACAAGCCTTTGCCCACATAGTCGTTTGCATCACCTGAAACTTCGATCTTCAGGCCAGGTGCCGCAAAGGCCCCCAAAGACTGACCAGCAGAGCCAGACAGTTTTACCGTCAAATGGTCTTCTTGCAGGCTATTGCGCATACCAAAGTTACGCACGATGTGGCTTGAAGTGCGTGTGCCAACAGTCCGGTGCGTGTTTTGCACAGCATAGGACAGTTGCATTTTTTCGCCGTCCTTCAAGAAACGCGCGGCATCCCGCACGATCTCTGCATCCAGAGTATCTGGAACAGCGTTGCGCTCTTTATCGCGATTATACACGATGTCAGACGCCCCATCGACGGTAATCAACAGTGGGTTCAGGTCCAGATCATCAAGATGCGCCGACCCGCGCGAAACCTGCGCCAATAGATCTGCACGCCCGATAACGTCATCCAAAGACCGTGCACCGATAGACGCAAGAATTTCACGCACTTCCTGCGCATAAAAGGTGATCAGGT from Cognatishimia sp. WU-CL00825 carries:
- the msrB gene encoding peptide-methionine (R)-S-oxide reductase MsrB; the protein is MSTYRKDADAIAQLTDEQFWVTQENGTERPGSGKLLGNKEPGIYVDVVSGEPLFASSDKYESGCGWPSFTKPIETAHVTEVHDSTHGMIRTEVRSAHGDSHLGHVFPDGPADQGGLRYCINSASLRFVHRDEMQAEGYGAYIDQVEDLA
- the msrA gene encoding peptide-methionine (S)-S-oxide reductase MsrA, with protein sequence MSTRAVLAGGCFWGMEDLIRKQKGVLSTRVGYTGGDVPNATYRNHGTHAEGIEITFDPEVTTYRAVLEFFFQIHDPTTPNRQGNDVGSSYRSAIYYVDSEQKAVALDTIADVDASGLWPGKVVTQVEPAGDFWQAEEFHQDYLEKNIGGYTCHFPRANWVLPKRALDEGL
- a CDS encoding hydantoinase/oxoprolinase family protein; this translates as MSLALGIDTGGTYTDAVLIRDETDVIAKAKSPTTRQDLSLGIGGAVSAVLRQSGIDAAKIGLACLSTTLATNALVEGQGGRVALVLVGFDAADVMRHGLQEALEGDPVVAISGGHDHAGQEITALDVEHLQQWLAEHGAAVTGFAVVAQFATRNTSHEAQAAEIIRRATGKPVTCSHHLSAKLNGPKRAVTAVLNARLVGMIDVLIQSASARLAQLGLRVPLMVVRGDGALISAQEARRRPIETILSGPAASLVGAQWLTGAQNAVVSDIGGTTTDVALLRQGRPALDANGARVGAHQTMVEAVAMRTFGIGGDSAVHISAHGLDGEITLGPARVVPISQLVQEAPDRVHAALDRQLAQAVPNELDGCFVRGLGIQTVEGLPPRPAALLARIGTAVWPLAEIGQNRLDRAAMRTLVSRGLVQLAGATPTDASHVLGKVAHWDRGAAEKALQLLAHRRTGAGKPLASSASEMAEQVVNQLAAQSETALLETVIAAETPAFDAPATTLARHPLLKRALRGHHGLLSMKAALELPLIALGAAAQCYYADISKGLSARLILPEHADVANAIGAVSGRVTIRKSGNVTTPSEGVFRVHFTEQPRDFTSSEAALDYLEAKLREAANQEAQRNGAQGLHVVAERELKVATVEGREIFVQGSVKVEATGRPRIASEALV
- the queG gene encoding tRNA epoxyqueuosine(34) reductase QueG produces the protein MGLELKARLVAEAQAIGFDLCRICRPDSVPQVPEDLQGFLAKEYQGQMGWLSERSHWRSDPAALWPEARSIIMLGESYTPDHDPCAVHGMADRGAISVYAQNKDYHDLVKKRLKRLARWLIAETGSETEVKVFVDTAPVAEKPLGQAAGLGWQGKHTNLVSRDLGSWFFIGSVFTTVDLPVDAAEIDHCGSCRACLDACPTGAFPNPHQIDARRCISYLTIEHHGPVDPDLRPLLGNRIYGCDDCLAACPWNKFAVEAREMRYHARDALMAPSLKELVGLDDAGFRSLFSGSPIKRIGRNRFIRNVLYAIGNSGMPDHLIQVENLLQDPDAAVADAALWAQGQLKGLK
- a CDS encoding glutathione S-transferase family protein produces the protein MARLFHAPLSPFCRKVRLSLAEKKIEVDLVEERYWEQDPDFLRRNPAGKVPVLKIDGKTMAESAAICEYLEEAYPDPGLMPKTADGRYEVRRLVSWFDDKFHQEVTSKLLYERVNKKVQGSGYPDSTNVKAGAKAVKYHLDYMAWLLDHRRWLAGDQMTLADFAAAAHLSSLDYISDVDWNRSDVVKDWYAKIKSRPAFRSILADQVSGFPPPPHYADLDF
- the mtgA gene encoding monofunctional biosynthetic peptidoglycan transglycosylase: MAKQAVKKKKTRKKAQPKENWGQRQKRRARRWAMRATIWGISAFIFAILIFTVFNPPITWTMYSEKARLGHIDHQWVPVEEIAPVMLRSVVAAEDANFCNHWGFDMTAIRAALEDGAGRGASTLSQQVVKNVYLWQGRSWLRKALEAGITPVVEMAWSKRRILEVYLNIAEFDEGVFGVEAASHHYFGVAPDSLSASQAARLATVLPAPKTRSARRPTARQIKRASAIMDGAATIAKDGRARCFQ
- a CDS encoding DUF4189 domain-containing protein, with amino-acid sequence MKSARTIGLTAILCGGIMMGQSALAGTCGYKDCWGGVGFGADGKVGAAYGQWSEQEAFKAVQRACDWGCVQVRTFKNTCAAMAKGQDGKWSWAYSKSRSKAEATAIKICDAKTYDCNVVVWACSP